From the genome of Candidatus Promineifilum breve, one region includes:
- a CDS encoding phage holin family protein, with protein MHRSFTRFLARFIAIWLIDALSLSLTAWIMPGIGLVAHGRVPAWGIALIAALVLGTANIIIRPLILLVVMRRGFILLLVAGFLINAMMLRLTANLLGGGLTVDGWLPAIIAGIVLAVVNTLIAGLLGIDDSGSFYRAVIGRRIARDWVSAPQDDYRGLIVLQVDGLSYHHIQEAMTRGYMPNVARMIANDGYVLSRTDCGLSSQTAACQAGILYGDNYDIPAFRWFSKAENRLYVAGSDAALINARYGGGRGLLRDGVSINNLLDGDARLSLLTATDLTGGADEEKKARARDIYLLLLNPHFLLRVVGLFIGEAALEVWQYGTDVARNVQPRLNRLADFYPFYRAATTVVMREVSGFLTLIQIRRGEPIVYTTWPGYDKVAHFSGPWSRHAFGTLRGFDRFLGQLRVVLARRSPRPYELILLSDHGHSSGATFQMRYGYSLLEFIERYLPTGTVVSEAHDLDDGSLSVIAMAAELGNIHEQGMGGVIGKAAAEQMRELAEEAAEQLREYENEGLRAAADVTFCASGNLAQIYFRAFPQRARLSELNQTYPNLIDALVRHEGVGLVVVADDAGVPIALGPRGARNLHTGDVTGEDPLLTYGDADLRAWQVGRLADFPSAGDITVMSAVYPDKTVAALEEQIGVHGGLGGEQTDCFLLHPPDMVVPPTRSSTDVFGLLNARRENNLATD; from the coding sequence ATGCACCGATCATTCACCCGCTTCCTCGCCCGCTTCATCGCCATCTGGCTCATCGACGCGCTGTCGCTGAGCCTCACCGCCTGGATCATGCCCGGCATCGGCCTGGTCGCTCACGGGCGCGTGCCGGCCTGGGGCATCGCCCTCATCGCCGCCCTCGTGTTGGGCACGGCCAACATCATCATCCGGCCGCTCATCCTGCTGGTGGTCATGCGCCGCGGGTTCATCCTGCTGTTGGTGGCCGGGTTTTTAATCAATGCCATGATGCTGCGCCTGACGGCCAACCTGCTGGGCGGCGGGCTGACGGTGGACGGCTGGCTGCCGGCCATCATCGCCGGCATCGTTCTGGCGGTGGTCAACACCCTCATCGCCGGGCTGCTGGGCATCGACGATAGCGGCTCGTTCTATCGCGCCGTCATCGGCCGCCGCATCGCTCGCGACTGGGTCAGCGCGCCCCAGGACGACTACCGCGGCCTGATCGTGCTGCAAGTGGACGGGCTGAGCTATCACCACATCCAGGAAGCCATGACTCGCGGCTACATGCCCAATGTGGCGCGCATGATCGCCAATGACGGCTACGTGCTCTCCCGCACCGATTGCGGCCTTTCGTCCCAGACGGCTGCCTGCCAGGCGGGCATCCTCTACGGCGACAATTACGACATCCCCGCCTTCCGCTGGTTCAGCAAGGCCGAGAATCGCCTCTACGTGGCCGGCAGTGACGCCGCGCTCATCAACGCCCGCTACGGCGGCGGCCGCGGGCTGCTGCGCGACGGCGTGAGCATCAACAACCTGCTCGACGGCGACGCCCGGCTGTCGCTGCTGACGGCCACCGACCTGACCGGCGGCGCGGACGAGGAGAAGAAAGCCCGCGCTCGCGACATCTACCTGCTGCTGCTCAATCCCCATTTCCTGCTGCGCGTCGTCGGCCTGTTCATCGGCGAGGCGGCGTTGGAAGTGTGGCAATATGGCACCGACGTGGCCCGCAATGTCCAGCCGCGCCTCAATCGCCTGGCCGATTTCTACCCCTTCTATCGCGCCGCTACCACCGTGGTGATGCGCGAGGTGTCGGGCTTCCTGACACTGATCCAGATCAGGCGCGGCGAGCCGATCGTCTATACCACCTGGCCCGGCTACGACAAGGTAGCCCACTTCTCCGGGCCGTGGTCGCGCCACGCCTTCGGCACGTTGCGCGGCTTCGACCGCTTCCTGGGCCAACTGCGCGTCGTCCTGGCCCGCCGTTCGCCCCGCCCCTATGAGCTGATCCTGCTGTCCGACCACGGCCATTCTTCGGGCGCGACGTTTCAGATGCGCTACGGCTATAGCCTGCTGGAGTTCATCGAGCGCTACCTGCCCACCGGCACGGTCGTCTCCGAGGCCCACGATCTGGATGACGGCTCGCTGTCGGTCATCGCCATGGCCGCCGAACTGGGCAACATCCACGAGCAGGGCATGGGCGGCGTCATCGGCAAGGCGGCGGCCGAGCAGATGCGCGAACTGGCCGAAGAAGCGGCCGAGCAGTTGCGCGAATACGAGAACGAAGGCTTGCGCGCTGCGGCCGACGTCACCTTCTGCGCCAGCGGCAATCTGGCCCAGATCTACTTCCGCGCCTTTCCGCAACGGGCCAGGCTGAGCGAATTGAATCAGACCTACCCCAACCTTATCGACGCCCTGGTGCGGCACGAGGGCGTGGGCCTGGTCGTCGTCGCCGATGATGCCGGCGTGCCGATTGCCCTGGGGCCGCGCGGGGCGCGCAATCTGCATACCGGCGATGTGACCGGCGAAGACCCGCTGTTGACCTACGGCGATGCCGACCTGCGCGCCTGGCAGGTGGGACGGCTGGCCGACTTTCCCAGCGCCGGCGATATTACCGTCATGAGCGCCGTCTACCCCGACAAGACCGTGGCCGCCCTGGAAGAGCAGATCGGCGTCCACGGCGGCCTGGGCGGCGAGCAAACCGACTGCTTTCTGTTGCATCCGCCGGACATGGTCGTGCCGCCGACGCGCAGCTCGACCGACGTCTTCGGCCTGTTGAACGCCCGGAGAGAGAATAATTTAGCCACGGATTGA
- a CDS encoding PIN domain-containing protein, protein MIPAGESIFDDTSLVTFQLLELILSLDVKGKQIHDTNIVATMLVNNVNYLFTHNVADFKRFSHLIDVIPLLGDSSSGTP, encoded by the coding sequence ATGATACCGGCCGGTGAATCGATCTTCGACGACACGTCGCTGGTGACATTCCAATTGCTTGAGCTAATCCTATCCCTGGATGTCAAGGGCAAACAGATTCACGATACCAACATCGTGGCTACAATGTTGGTAAACAATGTCAACTACCTATTCACGCATAATGTGGCCGATTTTAAACGCTTTAGCCACTTGATTGACGTCATACCGCTTTTAGGCGATTCCAGCAGCGGCACCCCATGA
- a CDS encoding NAD(P)/FAD-dependent oxidoreductase — translation MINTYDVIIIGGGINGCSTALELAQRGVRVALVEKDNIGDGPTGRSSAIIRQHYSNELTARMAHYSLGVFQDFEERVGGECGFRRTGFVAIAAAKDQAGLAANVAMQRGVGIRTELLSPEALREVMPGIASDDLVAAAWEEDSGYADPYLTVNAYAAAAKRAGARLLTNTAVTAIHQSGGRVTGVATAAGDLAAPVVVNCAGPWGARVARLAGVEIPISACRVQVSFFKRPAGEEAIHPVVVDFIHATYFRSETGGLTLVGLVDPAEANAIVDPDRYAEGVDTDFILDSGERLIRRYPAMERSASAGGYAALYDVTPDWHAIIDEAPAGSGFYHCCGASGHGFKLGPAVGRLVAERVLGVADPLFDSRLFRLGRFADDEPVRGRYEYSIAG, via the coding sequence ATGATCAACACCTACGACGTCATCATCATCGGCGGGGGCATCAATGGTTGCTCCACCGCCCTGGAACTGGCCCAGCGCGGCGTGCGCGTCGCTCTGGTGGAGAAAGACAACATCGGCGACGGCCCCACCGGCCGCTCGTCGGCCATCATCCGCCAGCATTACTCCAACGAACTGACGGCCCGCATGGCCCACTACAGCCTGGGCGTCTTCCAGGATTTTGAAGAGCGTGTCGGCGGCGAATGCGGCTTCCGGCGAACCGGCTTCGTCGCCATCGCCGCGGCCAAGGACCAGGCCGGGCTGGCGGCCAACGTCGCCATGCAGCGCGGCGTGGGCATCCGCACCGAACTGCTGTCGCCCGAAGCCCTGCGCGAAGTCATGCCCGGCATCGCCAGCGACGATCTGGTGGCCGCCGCCTGGGAAGAGGATAGCGGCTATGCCGACCCGTATCTGACCGTCAACGCCTACGCCGCCGCCGCCAAACGGGCCGGGGCGCGGCTGTTGACCAACACCGCTGTGACGGCCATCCACCAGAGCGGCGGCCGGGTGACGGGCGTGGCCACGGCCGCCGGCGATCTGGCCGCGCCGGTCGTCGTCAACTGCGCCGGGCCGTGGGGGGCGCGGGTGGCCCGGCTGGCCGGGGTCGAGATTCCGATCAGCGCCTGCCGCGTCCAGGTATCGTTCTTCAAGCGCCCGGCCGGCGAAGAGGCCATCCACCCCGTCGTGGTCGATTTCATCCACGCCACCTACTTCCGCAGCGAGACCGGCGGCCTGACCCTCGTCGGCCTGGTCGACCCGGCCGAGGCCAACGCCATCGTCGATCCCGACCGCTACGCCGAGGGCGTCGATACCGACTTCATCCTCGACAGCGGCGAGCGCCTCATTCGCCGCTACCCGGCCATGGAGCGCAGCGCCAGCGCCGGGGGCTACGCCGCCCTCTACGACGTGACGCCCGACTGGCACGCCATCATCGACGAGGCTCCGGCGGGCAGCGGCTTCTACCATTGTTGCGGGGCCAGCGGCCACGGCTTCAAGCTCGGCCCGGCCGTCGGCCGCCTGGTGGCCGAGCGCGTGCTGGGCGTGGCCGACCCGCTGTTCGACAGCCGCCTGTTCCGCCTCGGCCGCTTCGCCGACGACGAGCCGGTGCGCGGGCGGTATGAGTATAGTATTGCGGGTTAA
- a CDS encoding adenylate/guanylate cyclase domain-containing protein: MSSIDADPARDPAQLRAAITALDAQRPILGNAVVDAALSSMRAQLDALEAAARPAPQQQRKQATILFADIVGFTALSERRDAEEVTELINDLWERIDGVVATFGGRIDKHIGDAVMALWGSETTREDDPEQAVRAALAIQAEVELFGEAARVAVACRRASTCKFAWASTPARCCWARWA, from the coding sequence ATGTCGTCGATCGATGCCGACCCCGCCCGCGACCCCGCGCAACTCCGCGCCGCCATAACGGCCCTCGATGCCCAGCGGCCGATCCTGGGCAACGCCGTGGTCGATGCCGCGCTCAGTTCGATGCGCGCCCAACTCGACGCGCTGGAGGCCGCCGCCCGCCCCGCGCCCCAGCAGCAACGCAAGCAAGCCACCATCCTGTTCGCCGACATCGTGGGCTTCACCGCCCTGTCGGAGCGCCGCGACGCCGAGGAAGTGACCGAACTGATCAACGACCTGTGGGAGCGCATCGACGGCGTGGTGGCGACCTTCGGCGGGCGCATCGACAAGCACATCGGCGACGCGGTCATGGCCCTGTGGGGCAGCGAAACGACCCGCGAGGACGACCCCGAGCAGGCCGTGCGCGCCGCCCTGGCGATTCAGGCCGAGGTCGAACTATTCGGCGAGGCCGCCCGTGTCGCGGTCGCCTGCCGCCGGGCATCGACCTGCAAATTCGCGTGGGCATCAACACCGGCCCGGTGCTGCTGGGCCAGGTGGGCCTGA
- a CDS encoding adenylate/guanylate cyclase domain-containing protein, with amino-acid sequence MICPTCGANNRDNAAFCRHCGRLLLSACPRCRAAAEPGANFCDSCGAPLSPRAWTGQITNDELRITNEEGGSAPLLPRPPAPLPPTTPAPLDLDRYIPRELLGKLTAARGASAERRVVTLLFCDIQGSTALAGQLDPEEWTEIVNGAFEQMVRPIYKYEGTVARLMGDGLLAFFGAPIAHEDDPRRAVLAGLSIVEGIRAYRAGLPPAAAELDVRVGINTGLVVVGAVGSDLRLEYSAIGDAINLAARMEQTAAPGTVQIAEDTYRLVAGQFEVEPLGPIAVKGKAAPVPAYRVLRRAGGGRRAATVARAPLVNRRMEWSALERAVAGLGAGRGGLVFLTGDAGLGKTRLIDEVAERLLPMLDPPARLFDAAAVSYETSQPYSTLIRLLRPPLGLLPGDPPERVRERLAAAVPPDDRALMETLFGVAAPDGHELSGEGFAAALDACLERSWRAQAAAGPLVLALDELQWLDASSAERLAALFHLTESAPVLFLCALRRERRSPGWSLLETAGRDLPHRLSEIALHPLNDGDSRQLLAGLLDGELPDALAALVLEKAEGNPLFLEEVVRHLIERGDLSRAAGGPWTAAPPAGVILPDSLQALITARIDRLDDAPRRVLQAAAVIGRHFARSPLAALVDDPDALDGHLRELQRMELVREVSRLPEATYSFSHTLTQEAVYHTILLKQRRAMHRRVAEVIEALAANEANSVAPVLAHHFMEGEAPERALPYLLLAAADALRLHATAEAIVLYERALPVALAAADSPALIAIATNRGRALELQSRFAEAKAFYESIEAEARARGDVALELEAVIAQGKLHSNVTPFYDAARGRALMERAVALAEAAGNRVAEVRILWNLLNIGRFDLNGLEWATVHGERGLALARELGLGEELAYLVNDLGELYGTFGRLDRAGELLGEARDRWRALGNEAMLADSLTSSAVWEQIGGHFRAGLVKVEEAFLITTRIGNIWGEAYSQAVRGQILGYLGEVGRAVDDLSGGNEKTRAAGFVAGDILSNTFLARVLQEAGDLDEALRRARAALTLAREQLPQFVGMCIGRIVNCLVARGEIDAAADLYADAAAYQEQQQVFQLFDLSLAGIELALAQGDVAEALARAEAAVTRFTAMDSRGILPPVYYLRARALLAAGRADEAAGSFAAAIDLARTLDMRGSLWRFLAAAAALAGQRGDDAAAATLHAEAAAEIAFVAANTWPDDLRASFLAQTEKPQISQISQI; translated from the coding sequence ATGATCTGCCCCACTTGTGGCGCGAATAACCGTGACAACGCCGCCTTCTGCCGCCACTGCGGCCGCCTCCTCCTGTCCGCCTGCCCCCGCTGCCGCGCCGCGGCCGAGCCGGGAGCCAATTTCTGCGACAGTTGCGGCGCGCCCCTCAGCCCCAGGGCCTGGACAGGCCAAATTACGAATGACGAATTACGAATTACGAATGAAGAGGGCGGCTCCGCCCCCCTGCTCCCCCGCCCCCCTGCTCCCCTGCCCCCCACCACCCCCGCGCCCCTCGACCTCGACCGCTACATCCCCCGCGAGCTGCTGGGCAAGCTGACGGCCGCCCGTGGCGCTTCGGCCGAGCGGCGCGTCGTCACGCTGCTGTTCTGCGACATCCAGGGTTCGACCGCCCTGGCCGGGCAGCTCGACCCCGAAGAGTGGACGGAGATCGTCAACGGCGCGTTCGAGCAGATGGTGCGACCGATCTACAAATACGAGGGCACGGTGGCCCGCCTCATGGGCGACGGCCTGCTGGCCTTCTTCGGCGCGCCCATCGCCCACGAGGACGACCCGCGCCGTGCCGTGCTGGCCGGGCTGAGCATCGTCGAGGGCATCCGCGCCTACCGCGCCGGGCTGCCGCCGGCCGCCGCCGAGCTTGACGTGCGCGTGGGCATCAACACCGGCCTGGTCGTCGTCGGCGCGGTCGGCTCCGATTTGCGGCTGGAGTACAGCGCCATCGGCGACGCCATCAATCTGGCCGCGCGCATGGAGCAGACGGCCGCGCCGGGCACGGTGCAGATCGCCGAGGACACCTATCGCCTCGTCGCCGGGCAGTTCGAGGTCGAGCCGCTTGGCCCCATCGCCGTCAAGGGCAAGGCCGCGCCCGTGCCCGCCTATCGCGTGTTGCGGCGGGCCGGCGGCGGGCGACGGGCCGCCACCGTGGCCCGCGCCCCCCTCGTCAACCGGCGCATGGAGTGGAGCGCGCTGGAACGGGCCGTCGCCGGGTTGGGCGCGGGGCGTGGCGGCCTCGTCTTTCTCACTGGCGACGCCGGGCTGGGCAAGACGCGCCTCATCGACGAGGTGGCCGAACGCCTGTTGCCCATGCTCGACCCACCGGCCCGCCTGTTCGACGCCGCGGCCGTGTCCTACGAGACCAGTCAGCCTTACAGCACGCTCATCCGCCTGCTGCGCCCGCCGTTGGGCCTGCTGCCCGGCGACCCACCGGAGCGCGTCCGCGAGCGCCTCGCCGCCGCCGTGCCCCCCGACGACCGCGCCCTGATGGAAACCCTGTTCGGCGTGGCCGCGCCCGATGGCCACGAACTGAGCGGCGAAGGCTTCGCCGCCGCGCTCGATGCCTGTCTGGAGCGTTCCTGGCGCGCCCAGGCCGCCGCCGGGCCGCTGGTGTTGGCCCTCGATGAGTTGCAATGGCTCGATGCCTCCAGCGCCGAGCGGCTGGCCGCGCTGTTTCATCTGACCGAGAGCGCGCCCGTCCTCTTCCTCTGCGCCCTGCGCCGCGAGCGCCGCAGCCCCGGCTGGAGCCTGTTGGAGACGGCCGGGCGCGACCTGCCCCACCGCCTGAGCGAGATCGCCCTGCACCCGCTGAACGACGGCGACAGCCGCCAACTGCTGGCCGGGCTGCTGGACGGCGAACTGCCCGACGCGCTGGCCGCACTGGTGCTGGAAAAGGCCGAGGGCAACCCGCTCTTCCTGGAGGAGGTCGTGCGCCATCTGATCGAGCGCGGCGACCTGAGCCGCGCCGCCGGTGGCCCGTGGACGGCCGCCCCCCCGGCCGGGGTCATCCTGCCCGACTCGCTCCAGGCGCTGATCACGGCCCGCATCGACCGGCTGGACGACGCCCCGCGCCGCGTGTTGCAGGCCGCGGCGGTCATCGGCCGCCACTTCGCCCGCTCGCCGTTGGCCGCGCTGGTCGATGACCCCGACGCCCTCGACGGCCACCTGCGCGAATTGCAGCGCATGGAACTGGTGCGCGAGGTGAGCCGCCTGCCCGAAGCCACCTATTCATTCAGTCACACCCTGACCCAGGAGGCGGTCTACCACACCATCCTGCTGAAGCAGCGGCGGGCCATGCACCGGCGCGTGGCCGAGGTGATCGAGGCGCTGGCCGCCAATGAGGCCAACAGCGTCGCCCCGGTGCTGGCCCATCATTTCATGGAGGGGGAAGCGCCGGAGCGGGCGCTGCCCTATCTGCTGCTGGCCGCGGCCGACGCGCTGCGCCTCCACGCCACGGCCGAGGCCATTGTCCTCTACGAGCGCGCCCTGCCCGTCGCTCTGGCCGCGGCCGACAGCCCGGCGTTGATCGCCATCGCCACCAATCGCGGCCGGGCGCTGGAGTTGCAATCGCGCTTCGCCGAGGCCAAAGCGTTCTACGAGAGCATCGAGGCCGAGGCGCGGGCGCGCGGCGATGTGGCCCTGGAACTGGAGGCGGTCATCGCCCAGGGCAAGCTGCATAGCAACGTCACCCCGTTCTATGACGCCGCGCGCGGCCGGGCGCTGATGGAGCGGGCGGTGGCATTGGCCGAGGCCGCCGGCAACCGCGTGGCCGAGGTGCGTATCCTCTGGAACCTGCTCAATATCGGCCGTTTCGACCTGAACGGCCTGGAATGGGCCACCGTCCACGGCGAGCGCGGCCTGGCTCTGGCCCGGGAACTGGGGCTGGGCGAGGAGTTGGCCTACCTGGTCAACGACCTGGGCGAGTTGTACGGCACGTTCGGCCGTCTCGACCGGGCTGGCGAGCTGCTGGGCGAGGCCCGCGACCGCTGGCGGGCGCTGGGCAACGAGGCCATGCTGGCCGATAGCCTGACCAGTTCGGCCGTCTGGGAACAGATCGGCGGCCACTTCCGCGCCGGCTTGGTCAAGGTCGAGGAGGCGTTTCTCATCACCACGCGCATCGGCAACATCTGGGGCGAGGCTTATAGCCAGGCGGTGCGCGGCCAAATCCTGGGCTATCTGGGCGAGGTGGGGCGCGCCGTGGACGATTTGTCCGGCGGCAACGAGAAAACCCGCGCCGCCGGTTTCGTGGCCGGGGACATCCTGTCCAACACCTTCCTGGCCCGCGTGTTGCAGGAAGCGGGCGACCTGGACGAGGCGCTGCGGCGGGCGCGGGCGGCCCTGACATTGGCCCGCGAGCAATTGCCGCAATTCGTGGGCATGTGCATCGGCCGCATCGTCAATTGCCTTGTCGCCCGGGGCGAAATCGACGCTGCGGCCGACCTATATGCCGACGCGGCGGCCTATCAGGAGCAGCAACAGGTCTTCCAGCTATTCGATCTGTCGCTGGCGGGCATCGAGTTGGCCCTGGCCCAGGGGGATGTGGCCGAGGCGCTGGCGCGGGCCGAGGCCGCCGTCACGCGCTTCACGGCCATGGACAGCCGGGGCATCTTGCCGCCCGTCTACTACCTGCGGGCCAGGGCGCTGCTGGCCGCCGGGCGCGCCGACGAAGCGGCCGGCTCCTTCGCCGCGGCCATCGACCTGGCGCGGACGCTGGACATGCGCGGTTCGCTGTGGCGCTTTCTGGCGGCGGCGGCGGCGCTGGCCGGGCAACGCGGCGATGACGCGGCGGCGGCCACGCTCCACGCCGAGGCCGCGGCCGAGATCGCCTTCGTGGCCGCCAACACCTGGCCCGACGACCTGCGCGCTTCCTTCCTGGCCCAGACGGAGAAACCACAGATTTCACAGATTTCACAGATTTAA
- a CDS encoding ATP-binding protein, which produces MGINTGPVLLGQVGLTREFTAMGDTVNLANRLEQAAPLGGILIAHNTYRHVRGIFDAQPQGPLQVRGRHEATPVYTVLRSKPRIFRSPTRGVEGIETRMIGRDAELAALQAAFEDVVAAGGQTRVVTIVGDAGVGKSRLLYEFDNWVELRPELVRYFKGRATPALQSVPHSLWRDLLAFRFDILDSDSPAVALSKFRRGMVVAGATGVAGATGAGSPAGVAASAGVGGPTGVGSPANAVAQTGAPVDETAESPNRHAADVVGHWLGFDFSASPSVARLSGSPDFAALAQAHFLRYARVLAQERGLAVLLEDIHWADDSSLDLIESLAQAVPDAHLLLICLTRPSLYERRPHWGQGLPGTLEIRLSPLDDPGSRALVDEIMQRADRVPEALRALVVREAQGNPFYIEELIKTLVEQGVIAREPAGAALPPHPERWIIHEAMLGAVRVPPTLTALLQARLDALTPPEQAVLQRAAVVGRVFWDNAVHALLGQTSAAKNPDAPDDPAAAASTEALSRTLAALAARELITRRDRPAFAGTEEYTFRHNLLREVAYETVLIRDRKRHHARVARWLEVNAGARLAEYLGLIAEHYILAGADARAAAYLERSGDAAQRSGAYQSARAAFERALTLRPDEREQAELRLKLGAVCWNLGDFPAAERALFFARDAARRAGDVHGQANALYWLSRVAISRGDYAHARMLLAYGLPLARAADPDTLAQVLYGVADVAWKMGDLATLQTYVTESLTLARAVGNTTLELMALNRLGTMAYLRGDLDTARAYYETCLELARGNGNLEREATALMNLGALAHRQGDPGGGLDHYRAALAHYRELGRSEQVVMALGNLAEAGVDRGDWPAARRDLAEGLALAWRLGLLPRVTVMLFVYGRYLAATGERARAAEVVRLVLAHPATENQTRPQIAALLTEWGEAADGPAAELEAVVAEILE; this is translated from the coding sequence GTGGGCATCAACACCGGCCCGGTGCTGCTGGGCCAGGTGGGCCTGACCCGCGAATTCACGGCCATGGGCGACACGGTCAATCTGGCGAACCGGCTGGAGCAGGCCGCGCCATTGGGCGGCATCCTCATCGCCCACAACACCTATCGCCACGTGCGCGGCATCTTCGACGCCCAACCGCAGGGGCCGCTCCAGGTGCGCGGGCGGCACGAGGCCACGCCGGTCTACACCGTGCTGCGCTCCAAGCCGCGCATCTTCCGCTCGCCCACCCGTGGCGTCGAGGGCATCGAGACACGCATGATCGGCCGCGACGCCGAACTGGCCGCGCTGCAAGCCGCCTTCGAGGACGTAGTCGCTGCTGGCGGCCAGACCCGCGTCGTCACCATCGTCGGCGATGCCGGCGTGGGCAAAAGCCGCCTGCTCTATGAGTTCGACAACTGGGTCGAGTTGCGCCCGGAGCTGGTACGCTACTTCAAGGGCCGAGCCACCCCCGCCCTGCAAAGCGTGCCCCATAGCCTGTGGCGCGATCTGCTGGCCTTTCGCTTCGACATCCTCGATAGCGACAGCCCGGCGGTGGCCCTCAGCAAGTTTCGGCGGGGCATGGTCGTTGCCGGAGCAACGGGCGTTGCGGGAGCAACGGGCGCCGGCAGCCCGGCGGGCGTTGCCGCATCAGCAGGCGTTGGCGGCCCAACGGGCGTCGGCAGCCCGGCGAACGCCGTCGCCCAAACCGGCGCGCCCGTGGACGAAACGGCCGAATCGCCCAACCGCCACGCCGCCGACGTCGTCGGCCACTGGCTGGGCTTCGACTTCTCGGCCAGCCCATCGGTGGCCCGCCTGTCCGGCAGCCCCGATTTCGCCGCGCTGGCCCAGGCCCATTTCCTGCGCTACGCCCGCGTGTTGGCCCAGGAGCGCGGCCTGGCCGTCCTGCTGGAGGACATCCATTGGGCCGATGACTCCTCGCTCGACCTCATCGAAAGTCTGGCCCAGGCCGTGCCCGATGCCCACCTGCTGCTGATCTGCCTGACCCGGCCATCCCTCTATGAGCGCCGGCCGCACTGGGGCCAGGGGCTGCCCGGCACTCTTGAAATCCGCCTGTCGCCGCTCGATGACCCCGGCAGCCGCGCCCTGGTGGACGAGATCATGCAGCGCGCCGACCGCGTGCCCGAAGCCCTGCGCGCTCTGGTCGTGCGCGAGGCCCAGGGCAACCCGTTCTACATCGAGGAGCTGATCAAGACGCTGGTGGAGCAGGGGGTCATCGCCCGCGAACCGGCCGGCGCGGCGCTGCCCCCCCACCCCGAACGGTGGATCATCCACGAGGCCATGCTGGGCGCGGTGCGCGTGCCGCCGACGCTGACGGCCCTGTTGCAGGCCCGCCTCGATGCCCTGACGCCGCCCGAGCAGGCCGTCTTGCAGCGGGCGGCGGTCGTCGGCCGCGTCTTCTGGGACAACGCCGTCCACGCTCTGCTGGGCCAGACCTCGGCCGCCAAGAACCCCGACGCGCCCGATGATCCGGCGGCGGCGGCTTCAACCGAGGCGCTGAGCCGCACCCTGGCCGCCCTGGCCGCGCGCGAACTCATCACCCGGCGCGACCGCCCGGCCTTCGCCGGCACCGAGGAGTACACCTTTCGCCACAATCTGCTGCGCGAGGTGGCCTACGAGACGGTGCTCATCCGCGACCGCAAGCGCCACCACGCCCGCGTCGCCCGCTGGCTGGAGGTCAACGCCGGGGCGCGGTTGGCCGAATACCTGGGCCTCATCGCCGAGCACTACATCCTGGCCGGGGCCGATGCCCGCGCCGCCGCCTACCTGGAGCGCTCCGGCGACGCCGCCCAACGCAGCGGCGCTTACCAATCGGCCCGCGCCGCCTTCGAGCGGGCGCTGACCCTGCGCCCCGACGAGCGGGAGCAGGCCGAGCTACGGCTGAAGTTAGGCGCGGTGTGCTGGAATCTGGGCGATTTCCCGGCCGCCGAGCGCGCCCTCTTCTTCGCCCGCGATGCCGCCCGCCGCGCCGGTGACGTCCACGGCCAGGCCAACGCCCTCTACTGGCTCAGCCGGGTGGCCATCAGTCGTGGCGATTATGCTCACGCCCGCATGTTGCTGGCCTACGGGCTGCCGCTGGCCCGCGCCGCCGACCCCGACACGCTGGCCCAGGTGCTCTATGGCGTGGCCGACGTGGCCTGGAAGATGGGCGATCTGGCGACGCTCCAGACCTACGTCACCGAGAGTCTGACCCTGGCCCGCGCCGTGGGCAATACGACGCTGGAGTTGATGGCCCTCAATCGGCTGGGCACGATGGCCTATCTGCGCGGCGATCTGGACACAGCCCGCGCCTACTACGAGACGTGTCTGGAACTGGCCCGCGGCAACGGCAATCTGGAGCGCGAGGCGACGGCGCTGATGAACCTGGGGGCGCTGGCCCATCGCCAGGGCGACCCCGGCGGCGGCCTCGACCATTACCGCGCGGCGCTGGCCCACTACCGCGAACTGGGCCGCTCGGAGCAGGTGGTCATGGCCTTGGGCAATCTGGCCGAGGCGGGCGTTGACCGGGGCGACTGGCCGGCCGCCCGCCGCGATTTGGCCGAGGGGCTGGCGCTGGCCTGGCGGCTGGGGCTATTGCCGCGCGTCACGGTGATGCTGTTCGTCTACGGCCGCTATCTGGCGGCGACGGGCGAGCGGGCGCGGGCAGCCGAGGTGGTGCGGCTGGTGCTGGCCCACCCGGCCACCGAAAACCAGACCCGGCCACAGATCGCCGCGCTCCTGACCGAATGGGGCGAGGCGGCGGATGGCCCGGCGGCCGAATTGGAGGCGGTGGTGGCTGAAATTCTGGAATGA